A stretch of the bacterium SCSIO 12827 genome encodes the following:
- a CDS encoding copper resistance system multicopper oxidase gives MRHSIHSLIGLAAVLAATLAGAPPAQAGTYNLEIARGAIDVAGRPQDAMTINGGIPGPVLRFTEGEDLTINVTNKMDVDTSIHWHGLILPYQQDGVPGISFPGIKPGETFTYTFPAQQSGTYWYHSHSGLQEQSGVYGSIIIDPKTREPFRYDREYVVVLSDWHKTDTPKTILSNLKIMADYYNYQQRTLGTLLDDVKKMGFGAALADRMAWGDMRMMPSDIADVSGYVFLMNGRNPDQNWTGLFKPGERVRLRFVNAAAMTFFDVRIPGLKMTVVQADGNNVRPVPVDEFRIAVAETYDVIIRPTEDKAYTLFAESMARTGHARGTLTPEMGRTAAVPDARPKQFLTMADMGMAHGDMPGMDHGAMKMDHGKMSHGAMKMPGGDHMMPDGTMMKGMDHGKMGHGAMASNPKDDPFYAPGSGLMPKAAEGGKFLSYADLKAFRPLYPDREATRVIEVRLTGNMERYIWSINDVKYSDAEPIKLKFGERVRFKFINETMMTHPMHLHGMWQILDNGSGKYNPAKHTISIAPGTTVEADIEADAEGQWAFHCHLMYHMASGMFRKVVVERETAEIAR, from the coding sequence ATGCGACATTCAATCCATTCCCTGATCGGGTTGGCGGCCGTCCTGGCCGCCACCCTGGCGGGGGCACCGCCGGCACAGGCCGGCACCTACAACCTGGAAATCGCACGCGGCGCCATCGACGTCGCCGGCCGGCCGCAAGACGCCATGACCATCAACGGCGGCATCCCCGGCCCGGTCCTGCGCTTCACCGAGGGCGAGGACCTGACCATCAACGTCACCAACAAGATGGACGTGGACACCTCGATCCATTGGCACGGCCTGATCCTGCCCTATCAACAGGACGGCGTGCCGGGCATCAGCTTTCCCGGCATCAAGCCGGGCGAGACCTTCACCTATACCTTCCCGGCGCAACAAAGCGGCACCTACTGGTATCACAGCCATTCGGGGCTGCAGGAACAGTCAGGGGTCTACGGCTCGATCATCATCGATCCGAAAACCCGCGAACCCTTCCGTTATGACCGTGAATACGTGGTCGTTCTGTCCGACTGGCACAAAACCGACACGCCCAAGACCATCCTGTCCAACCTGAAGATCATGGCGGACTACTACAACTATCAGCAACGCACCCTCGGCACCCTGCTGGACGACGTCAAAAAGATGGGCTTCGGCGCGGCCCTGGCCGACCGCATGGCCTGGGGCGACATGCGCATGATGCCGTCCGACATCGCCGACGTCTCGGGCTATGTGTTTCTGATGAACGGCCGTAACCCCGACCAGAACTGGACCGGCCTGTTCAAACCCGGCGAGCGCGTCCGCCTGCGCTTCGTCAACGCCGCCGCCATGACGTTCTTCGACGTGCGCATTCCGGGATTGAAAATGACCGTGGTGCAGGCCGACGGCAACAACGTGCGCCCGGTCCCCGTGGACGAATTCCGCATCGCCGTCGCCGAAACCTATGACGTCATCATTCGCCCGACCGAGGACAAGGCCTATACCCTGTTCGCCGAAAGCATGGCCCGTACCGGCCATGCCCGCGGCACCCTGACCCCGGAAATGGGCCGGACGGCGGCGGTCCCCGATGCCCGCCCGAAACAGTTTCTCACCATGGCCGACATGGGCATGGCCCACGGCGACATGCCCGGCATGGATCATGGGGCGATGAAAATGGATCATGGAAAAATGAGCCATGGCGCCATGAAGATGCCCGGGGGCGACCACATGATGCCCGACGGCACCATGATGAAGGGAATGGACCACGGCAAAATGGGCCATGGGGCCATGGCGTCGAACCCCAAGGACGACCCGTTCTATGCCCCCGGCAGCGGGCTGATGCCCAAGGCAGCCGAGGGCGGCAAGTTCCTGTCCTATGCGGACCTGAAGGCGTTCAGGCCGCTGTATCCGGACCGCGAAGCCACACGGGTCATCGAAGTCCGCCTAACCGGCAACATGGAGCGCTACATCTGGTCCATCAACGATGTGAAGTATTCCGATGCCGAGCCGATCAAGCTCAAGTTCGGCGAACGGGTGCGCTTCAAGTTCATCAACGAAACCATGATGACCCATCCCATGCATCTGCACGGCATGTGGCAGATCCTGGACAACGGATCCGGTAAATACAATCCGGCCAAGCACACCATTTCCATTGCGCCGGGCACCACGGTGGAGGCCGATATCGAGGCCGACGCCGAAGGCCAATGGGCCTTTCACTGTCACCTGATGTACCACATGGCGTCGGGCATGTTCCGTAAGGTCGTGGTCGAACGTGAAACGGCGGAGATTGCCCGATGA
- a CDS encoding copper resistance protein B, with product MNYSNSFLPAAILATAVFIPTSIARAAEMDDAIYWQFQVDQLESRAGDGADVVAWDANAWIGNDDHRLAFKSEGENPIGKRLEKAELQFLYRRPISTFFDLNAGIRHDLRPDPDRTYAVIGVQGLAKQFVETDANLFLSETGDLSARLEAEVDWRLTQRLILQPTAEINVAFSEDRRIHSGAGINTVEAGLRLKYEIRREFAPYVGLHYERKVGATANFARGEGEDTDSLRFVAGVSFWF from the coding sequence ATGAATTACTCAAACAGCTTCCTCCCTGCCGCCATCCTGGCGACCGCCGTTTTCATCCCGACATCCATCGCTCGGGCGGCGGAGATGGACGATGCGATCTATTGGCAATTTCAGGTCGATCAATTGGAGTCCCGGGCAGGCGACGGTGCCGATGTCGTCGCCTGGGACGCCAACGCCTGGATCGGCAACGACGACCATCGCCTGGCGTTCAAGTCGGAAGGGGAGAACCCCATCGGCAAGCGCCTGGAAAAGGCGGAGCTACAGTTTCTGTACCGCCGACCGATCTCCACGTTCTTCGACCTCAACGCCGGCATCCGCCACGACCTCAGGCCGGACCCGGACCGCACTTATGCTGTGATCGGCGTCCAGGGTTTGGCCAAGCAGTTCGTGGAAACCGACGCCAATCTGTTCCTCAGCGAAACCGGCGACCTGTCGGCCCGGCTGGAAGCCGAGGTCGACTGGCGCCTCACCCAACGCTTGATCCTGCAACCAACGGCGGAGATCAACGTCGCATTCTCCGAGGACCGGCGCATCCATTCCGGGGCCGGGATCAACACCGTCGAGGCGGGCCTGCGTCTGAAGTACGAAATCCGCCGCGAATTCGCCCCCTACGTCGGCCTGCATTATGAACGCAAAGTCGGCGCCACCGCCAATTTTGCCCGCGGAGAGGGCGAGGATACGGACAGCCTGCGCTTCGTCGCGGGTGTCAGCTTTTGGTTTTAA
- a CDS encoding DUF411 domain-containing protein, protein MRLYKTRAVLVAILLLFPAAAFAAEVTVYKSPYCGCCGAWVKHMKDHGHDVKTIEMEDLTAIKKMTGVTEPLQSCHTAVVDGYVIEGHVPAMDVARLLQEKPQARGLAVPGMPIGSPGMEGPDPQAYEVLLFQADGTSAVYARHQGKPTP, encoded by the coding sequence ATGCGCCTATACAAAACCCGCGCCGTACTGGTGGCGATCCTGCTTCTTTTCCCCGCCGCCGCCTTCGCCGCTGAAGTCACGGTCTACAAGTCGCCCTACTGCGGCTGCTGCGGCGCTTGGGTCAAACACATGAAAGACCACGGCCACGACGTGAAAACGATCGAGATGGAAGACCTGACGGCGATCAAGAAAATGACCGGCGTCACCGAGCCCCTGCAGTCCTGCCATACGGCGGTGGTCGACGGATACGTCATCGAAGGTCACGTCCCGGCGATGGATGTTGCACGGCTGCTTCAGGAAAAACCCCAGGCCAGGGGGCTTGCCGTTCCCGGCATGCCCATCGGTTCGCCGGGCATGGAAGGACCCGACCCGCAAGCCTATGAAGTGCTGTTGTTTCAGGCCGACGGAACGTCGGCGGTCTATGCCCGTCACCAGGGCAAGCCGACGCCGTAG
- a CDS encoding HNH endonuclease — protein sequence MSASAESCSALVLNADFRPLSYFPLSLWSWQDTLKAVFLDRVNVVSEYDRIVHSPSQEFRLPSVIALKEYVSMGRRPAFTRFNVFLRDAFHCQYCGEHFPADHLTFDHVIPRARGGRTSWSNVVTACSPCNLQKGHRLPRQCGMVPLREPEQPSNFLLQENGRAFPPNYLHESWRDFLYWDTELEP from the coding sequence GTGAGCGCTTCCGCCGAAAGCTGTTCCGCTCTCGTTCTCAACGCCGACTTTCGGCCGTTGAGCTACTTCCCCCTTTCCCTGTGGTCCTGGCAGGACACCCTCAAGGCGGTGTTCCTCGACCGGGTCAACGTGGTCTCCGAATACGACCGGATCGTCCATTCCCCCAGCCAGGAATTCCGCCTGCCCAGCGTCATCGCGCTGAAGGAATACGTATCCATGGGCAGGCGCCCGGCCTTCACCCGGTTCAATGTGTTCCTGCGCGACGCCTTCCACTGCCAGTATTGCGGCGAACATTTTCCGGCTGACCATCTGACCTTCGACCACGTCATCCCGCGCGCGCGGGGCGGGCGCACGTCCTGGTCCAACGTGGTCACCGCCTGCTCGCCCTGCAATCTTCAGAAAGGCCACCGCCTGCCCCGGCAATGTGGGATGGTGCCCCTGCGCGAACCGGAACAGCCGTCGAATTTCCTGTTGCAGGAAAACGGCCGCGCTTTCCCGCCGAACTATCTGCATGAAAGCTGGCGGGATTTCCTGTACTGGGATACGGAACTGGAACCTTAG
- a CDS encoding peptidylprolyl isomerase — MNISRFFAVLCLSLALCWAAAIPGTAMAAENVGTAKRVVNDVVTRSFGQSVQTGDGLVANETVITKDRSAIDIRLADQSSLSIGENSELILDDLVYGRDQNKVTGAFRMMSGVIRFASAGVPMDFLIKTPTATIGIRGTQFDVLVKDGSTEVAVVEGVVVVQSQFGIADVRSGQVYQVTTRRAAFADARSPGMSQAIEFMVTMLADGGGIAPQAAPYPQKETRVIILPPFLANKDKENLLVVDLPAGKVYVELLPGLAPVHVRRIKQLVRQQFYDGLAFHFVRQDYVAETGDPSFTPGGGGGTGGSGTAIAAEFSSTPFSEGMVGMSRLKNDPDSADSRFFFALGPTARTLDGKYTAWGRVVAGMQYLKALKPANRPKVPERMTTVRVVADLYK; from the coding sequence ATGAACATCTCCCGTTTTTTCGCCGTTCTTTGTCTGTCGCTTGCGCTGTGCTGGGCGGCGGCCATTCCAGGCACGGCCATGGCGGCGGAAAACGTCGGCACGGCGAAACGCGTGGTCAATGACGTCGTCACCCGGTCGTTCGGACAGTCGGTGCAGACCGGCGACGGCCTGGTCGCCAACGAAACCGTCATTACAAAAGACCGCAGCGCCATCGACATCCGGCTGGCCGACCAGTCGTCGTTGAGCATCGGCGAAAATTCCGAACTGATCCTGGACGACCTCGTCTACGGCCGCGATCAGAACAAGGTCACCGGGGCCTTCCGCATGATGTCGGGGGTCATCCGCTTCGCTTCCGCCGGCGTGCCCATGGATTTCCTGATCAAGACGCCGACGGCGACCATCGGCATTCGCGGCACGCAGTTCGACGTCCTGGTCAAGGACGGCAGCACCGAGGTCGCTGTGGTCGAGGGCGTGGTCGTCGTGCAGTCCCAGTTCGGCATCGCCGACGTGCGCAGTGGTCAAGTCTATCAGGTCACGACCCGACGCGCGGCCTTTGCCGACGCGCGCTCGCCCGGCATGAGCCAAGCCATCGAGTTCATGGTCACCATGCTTGCGGACGGTGGCGGCATCGCTCCTCAGGCCGCCCCGTACCCGCAAAAAGAAACCCGGGTGATCATCCTGCCGCCGTTCCTGGCGAACAAGGATAAGGAAAACCTGCTGGTCGTGGATCTGCCTGCGGGCAAGGTCTATGTCGAACTGCTGCCCGGGCTGGCACCTGTGCATGTGCGGCGGATCAAGCAACTGGTGCGGCAGCAATTCTATGACGGTCTCGCCTTTCATTTCGTGCGTCAGGATTATGTCGCAGAAACCGGGGATCCGTCGTTCACGCCGGGCGGCGGGGGCGGAACGGGGGGCAGCGGCACGGCCATCGCCGCCGAATTCTCGTCCACCCCCTTTAGCGAAGGGATGGTCGGCATGTCGCGCCTCAAGAATGATCCCGACAGCGCCGACAGTCGGTTCTTCTTCGCCCTGGGCCCGACGGCGCGGACCCTCGACGGCAAGTATACGGCCTGGGGCCGGGTCGTCGCCGGGATGCAGTACCTGAAGGCGCTGAAGCCCGCCAACCGGCCCAAGGTGCCGGAACGCATGACGACCGTGCGTGTCGTCGCCGACCTCTACAAATAA
- a CDS encoding dienelactone hydrolase family protein, with protein MVLPRDGSKPEQVVLLLHGVGSDGDDLINLATYFGRVLPKAVFIAPNAPFRFDGGPMGFQWFSLADPSKEKKLEGVKMAAPILNALIDHLLAELGLDESKMAIIGFSQGTMMALHVGPRRVKPLAGIIGYSGALVGDELLASEIKSKPPVLLMHGEADPIVPPDLMYHAEDTLKAAGVPVAAYLSPNLGHGLDDMGIQLGMEFLAEMFGIDVLEVAGRTS; from the coding sequence ATGGTGCTGCCGCGTGACGGCTCCAAGCCGGAACAGGTGGTTCTGCTGCTGCACGGCGTTGGCTCCGACGGCGACGACCTGATCAATCTGGCGACCTATTTCGGGCGGGTGCTGCCCAAGGCGGTGTTCATCGCGCCCAACGCGCCTTTCCGATTCGACGGCGGGCCCATGGGCTTCCAGTGGTTCTCCCTTGCCGATCCGTCCAAGGAAAAGAAACTTGAGGGCGTGAAGATGGCGGCCCCCATCCTGAACGCGCTGATCGACCATCTGTTGGCCGAACTGGGCCTGGACGAAAGCAAGATGGCGATCATCGGCTTTTCCCAGGGCACCATGATGGCGCTGCATGTCGGCCCCCGGCGGGTCAAACCGCTGGCCGGAATCATCGGTTATTCCGGTGCCTTGGTTGGCGATGAGCTTTTGGCGTCCGAGATCAAGTCCAAGCCGCCGGTTCTGCTCATGCACGGCGAGGCGGATCCTATCGTGCCGCCCGACCTGATGTACCATGCGGAAGACACCCTGAAGGCGGCGGGTGTGCCCGTGGCGGCCTATCTGTCGCCCAACCTGGGCCACGGTCTCGACGACATGGGCATCCAGCTGGGCATGGAATTCCTGGCCGAAATGTTCGGCATAGACGTTCTCGAGGTTGCCGGCCGCACGTCCTAG
- the gluQRS gene encoding tRNA glutamyl-Q(34) synthetase GluQRS, with translation MSADTTVTRFAPSPTGRLHLGHVYSAWVAWNQAAADGGRFLLRIEDIDQGRCRPEFEDGIVEDLRWLGLTWEAPVRRQSDHLEDYATALGRLRDRGLIYPCFCTRKDIAAEIAAAGHAPHGPDGPLYPGTCRTLDPARAEDRMAAGEAYALRLKMDAAAAMAGPLTWVDLDQGEQTARPELFGDVILARKDTPTSYHLSVTTDDHIQGVTCVTRGQDLFEATHVHRLLQALLGLDTPLYRHHGLLTGPDGKRLAKRDKAETIESLRAGGHSPANVWAMAGVSAEAMP, from the coding sequence ATGTCCGCAGATACCACCGTCACCCGTTTCGCGCCGAGCCCGACCGGCCGCCTGCACCTGGGCCATGTCTATTCGGCCTGGGTCGCCTGGAACCAGGCAGCCGCCGACGGCGGACGGTTTCTGCTGCGGATCGAGGACATCGACCAGGGCCGCTGCCGGCCCGAGTTCGAGGACGGCATTGTCGAGGATCTACGCTGGCTGGGCCTGACCTGGGAAGCCCCGGTGCGCCGCCAGTCGGACCACCTTGAAGACTACGCAACGGCCCTGGGCCGCCTCCGGGACCGGGGGTTGATCTATCCCTGCTTCTGTACCCGCAAGGACATCGCGGCGGAAATCGCCGCTGCCGGGCACGCGCCGCACGGTCCCGATGGGCCGCTTTATCCCGGCACCTGCCGTACCCTCGACCCGGCCCGGGCCGAAGACCGCATGGCCGCGGGCGAGGCCTATGCTCTGCGCCTCAAGATGGATGCCGCGGCGGCGATGGCCGGCCCCCTCACCTGGGTCGATCTGGACCAGGGCGAACAGACCGCCCGGCCCGAATTGTTCGGCGACGTGATCCTCGCGCGCAAGGACACGCCGACCAGCTATCACCTGTCCGTCACCACGGACGACCACATACAGGGCGTGACCTGCGTGACCCGGGGTCAGGACCTGTTCGAGGCGACCCACGTTCACCGCCTGCTGCAGGCGCTGCTCGGCCTGGACACGCCCCTCTACCGCCATCACGGCCTTCTGACGGGGCCGGACGGCAAGCGCTTGGCCAAACGCGATAAGGCCGAAACCATCGAAAGCCTGCGGGCAGGCGGCCATTCACCTGCTAATGTATGGGCCATGGCGGGCGTGTCGGCGGAGGCAATGCCATGA
- a CDS encoding thermonuclease family protein has product MKFTAILIGLVLWAAPAAAQDSLTPGEQAVVTAVVDGDTVFLDRDIVGASQVRLTGIQAPKLPLGRVGFKEWPLAKESKAALEDILLNQPVQLFYGNARMDRHGRLLAHLIGQNGIWAQGEMLTRGMARVYTFPDNRERAAEMYRLEAVARAAGRGIWADPYYAVRAADPEALARDIDTFHVVEGRIIDAADVRGVIYLNFGANWRTDFTVRIDRKAARRFKRAGLGPDAYQGREVRVRGWLKNWNGPMIEASHPEQIEVLAK; this is encoded by the coding sequence ATGAAGTTCACGGCCATCCTGATCGGACTTGTTCTATGGGCCGCCCCGGCGGCGGCGCAGGATTCATTGACCCCCGGCGAACAAGCCGTGGTCACCGCCGTGGTCGACGGCGACACGGTGTTCCTCGACCGGGATATCGTCGGTGCCTCGCAGGTTCGCCTGACCGGCATCCAGGCGCCCAAGCTGCCTTTGGGCCGCGTCGGTTTCAAGGAATGGCCGCTGGCCAAGGAATCCAAAGCCGCACTTGAAGATATTCTGTTGAACCAGCCCGTGCAGCTGTTTTACGGCAATGCCCGAATGGACCGTCATGGGCGGCTTTTGGCCCATCTGATCGGACAGAACGGTATTTGGGCCCAGGGCGAGATGCTGACGCGCGGTATGGCCCGGGTCTATACCTTCCCCGACAATCGGGAACGCGCAGCCGAGATGTACCGCCTGGAAGCCGTCGCCCGCGCCGCCGGGCGCGGCATCTGGGCAGATCCGTACTATGCCGTCCGCGCCGCCGATCCCGAAGCCCTGGCCCGCGACATCGACACCTTTCATGTCGTTGAAGGCCGGATCATCGACGCAGCCGATGTGCGCGGCGTGATCTACCTGAACTTCGGCGCCAACTGGCGCACGGATTTCACGGTGCGCATCGACCGCAAGGCGGCCCGCCGGTTCAAGCGCGCGGGTCTGGGGCCGGATGCCTATCAGGGCCGTGAGGTGCGCGTGCGCGGCTGGCTCAAGAACTGGAACGGCCCGATGATCGAGGCCAGCCATCCGGAACAAATCGAGGTTCTGGCAAAGTAG
- a CDS encoding M48 family metalloprotease has protein sequence MRPLISALALIAPLLFAAACSTNPATGEQSFTAFMSETDELRVGAEEHPKILKEMGGTYKNPTIQTYVDWVGEKLAKASDRPDLKFTFTVLNDSNINAFALPGGYVYITRGLIALAENEAEMAGVLAHEIGHITARHTAQRYSAAMATNLGLIGASILGSVFGVPGDFNRLAGQVGQLYLQSYSREQELEADMLAVRYMSKAGYDSRTLETFFRKMAQHTSITQRVRGRPDEDPADNIMSTHPRTSDRIAQAITLARVPPNADPRVGRGDYLARIDGMLWGDSPEEGVVRGRVFEHPELRIHFEVPPGFYLINSPSQVSAHGPDRTVILFNQLNQKEVAQVRDMRGYVSSWGGGRLRGVERIDVNGLEAATGSARVDTSEGVRDVRLVAIRFAKDRIYRFLFLTLPEATPRRSEDLRRVTYSFRALTEAEAKAVKTLKLRVLTVNPGDTPDKLANIMPLESYKLDWFLALNGLAPGDNLAPGAKVKVVTP, from the coding sequence ATGCGCCCGCTGATTTCCGCCCTCGCCCTGATCGCACCGCTGCTGTTCGCCGCGGCCTGCTCGACCAATCCGGCAACGGGGGAGCAAAGCTTCACCGCCTTCATGTCGGAAACCGACGAGCTTCGCGTCGGCGCCGAGGAACATCCGAAAATCCTCAAGGAAATGGGCGGGACATACAAAAACCCGACGATCCAGACCTATGTCGACTGGGTCGGCGAGAAACTGGCCAAAGCCTCGGACCGACCCGACCTGAAGTTCACCTTCACGGTCCTCAATGATTCGAACATTAACGCCTTCGCCCTGCCCGGCGGCTATGTCTACATCACCCGCGGCCTGATCGCCCTGGCGGAAAACGAAGCGGAAATGGCCGGTGTCCTGGCCCATGAGATCGGCCATATCACCGCGCGCCACACGGCGCAGCGTTATTCGGCCGCCATGGCGACCAACCTGGGATTGATCGGCGCCAGCATCCTGGGATCGGTATTCGGCGTGCCCGGCGACTTTAACCGTCTGGCCGGACAGGTCGGGCAGCTCTACCTGCAGTCCTATTCCCGCGAACAGGAACTGGAGGCCGACATGCTGGCCGTGCGCTACATGTCCAAGGCCGGCTACGATTCCAGAACCCTCGAAACCTTCTTCCGCAAAATGGCGCAGCACACCTCGATCACTCAGCGCGTGCGCGGCCGGCCCGACGAAGACCCTGCGGACAACATCATGTCGACCCACCCGCGCACGTCGGACCGCATCGCCCAGGCCATCACCCTGGCCCGGGTGCCGCCCAACGCCGACCCGCGCGTCGGGCGCGGGGACTATCTGGCCCGCATCGACGGCATGCTGTGGGGCGATTCGCCGGAGGAAGGCGTGGTCCGCGGCCGGGTGTTCGAACACCCGGAACTGCGCATCCACTTCGAGGTACCGCCCGGTTTCTACCTGATCAACTCACCGTCCCAGGTCTCCGCCCACGGCCCGGACCGCACGGTCATCCTGTTCAACCAATTGAACCAGAAGGAAGTTGCCCAGGTCCGCGACATGCGGGGATACGTATCGTCATGGGGCGGCGGGCGCCTGCGCGGGGTCGAACGGATCGACGTCAATGGGCTGGAGGCCGCCACGGGCAGCGCGCGCGTCGATACCTCGGAAGGAGTCCGGGACGTGCGCCTGGTCGCCATCCGCTTTGCAAAGGACCGTATCTATCGCTTCCTGTTCCTGACCCTGCCCGAAGCAACGCCACGTCGCAGCGAAGACCTGCGCCGCGTGACCTACAGTTTTCGCGCCCTGACGGAGGCCGAGGCCAAGGCGGTCAAGACCCTGAAACTGCGCGTGCTGACGGTGAACCCGGGCGACACCCCCGACAAGCTGGCGAACATCATGCCGCTGGAATCCTACAAGCTGGATTGGTTCCTGGCGCTTAATGGTCTCGCGCCGGGGGACAATCTGGCGCCCGGCGCCAAGGTCAAGGTCGTCACACCCTGA
- a CDS encoding CarD family transcriptional regulator → MSKPEELQIDTGDYVVYPTHGVGKVIGVETEEIAGHKLDLFVISFDKDRMTLRVPVSKAPTSGLRKLSTRKIMEEAMTTLKGRARVKRTMWSRRAQEYEAKINSGNPVSIAEVVRDLHRNVGQPDQSFSERQIYEAARDRLAAELAAVDKTDVEKATEKLEKVLRAA, encoded by the coding sequence ATGTCCAAACCAGAAGAACTGCAGATCGATACCGGCGACTATGTCGTCTACCCGACGCACGGCGTCGGCAAGGTCATCGGCGTCGAAACCGAAGAAATTGCGGGCCACAAGCTCGATCTTTTCGTCATTTCCTTTGATAAGGACCGGATGACCCTGCGGGTGCCCGTGTCCAAGGCCCCGACCTCGGGCCTGCGCAAGCTGTCGACGCGCAAGATCATGGAAGAGGCGATGACCACCCTCAAAGGCCGGGCGCGTGTCAAACGCACCATGTGGAGCCGCCGGGCCCAGGAATACGAAGCCAAGATCAATTCGGGCAATCCCGTGTCCATTGCCGAGGTCGTGCGCGACCTGCACCGCAATGTGGGCCAGCCTGACCAGTCGTTCTCCGAACGCCAGATCTACGAAGCCGCCCGCGACCGTCTGGCCGCGGAATTGGCGGCCGTCGACAAGACGGACGTGGAAAAAGCGACGGAAAAGCTGGAAAAAGTTCTACGCGCCGCCTGA
- a CDS encoding ferredoxin family protein encodes MTYIVTENCIKCKFQDCVEVCPVDCFYEGENFLVIHPDECIDCGVCEPECPAEAIVPDTEPGVEDWLEINTKFAAQWPNITSKGDCPADADDWNGKDGKKELLSPNPGQGS; translated from the coding sequence ATGACCTATATCGTCACAGAAAACTGCATCAAATGTAAATTCCAGGACTGCGTGGAAGTCTGCCCCGTGGATTGCTTCTACGAAGGTGAAAACTTCCTGGTCATCCATCCCGACGAGTGCATCGACTGCGGCGTTTGCGAGCCCGAATGCCCGGCCGAAGCCATCGTTCCTGATACGGAACCCGGCGTCGAGGACTGGCTGGAGATCAATACCAAGTTCGCGGCCCAATGGCCCAACATCACCTCCAAGGGTGATTGTCCGGCCGATGCCGACGATTGGAACGGCAAGGACGGCAAGAAAGAACTGCTGAGCCCGAATCCCGGCCAAGGTTCCTGA
- a CDS encoding TerB family tellurite resistance protein encodes MLAKLKSWADRLSTDASTAPAAETRELEAATALLLVEAASLDGDFDAGEEAAIRSLLTEEFNLDDGEADTLIADAKTHADTSVEFYGMTRTIKERMAPEDRARVLEMVWAVAYADGELHDFEASLARRVAGLLHVSDRDNGAARKRARARLEHGVDRA; translated from the coding sequence ATGCTTGCCAAATTGAAATCCTGGGCCGACCGCCTTTCCACGGATGCGTCCACGGCCCCCGCAGCCGAGACCCGCGAACTTGAAGCCGCCACGGCCCTGCTGCTGGTCGAGGCGGCGTCCCTTGACGGCGATTTCGACGCCGGCGAGGAAGCGGCGATCCGCAGCCTGTTGACCGAGGAATTCAATCTGGATGACGGTGAGGCCGATACCCTGATCGCCGATGCCAAGACACACGCCGACACCTCGGTCGAATTTTACGGTATGACCCGCACCATCAAGGAGCGCATGGCGCCCGAGGATCGGGCCCGGGTTCTCGAAATGGTCTGGGCCGTGGCCTATGCGGACGGTGAACTTCACGACTTCGAGGCGAGCCTGGCACGCCGGGTTGCCGGGCTTCTGCACGTATCCGACCGCGACAACGGCGCCGCCCGCAAACGCGCCCGGGCGCGCCTTGAGCATGGCGTGGATAGGGCGTAA
- a CDS encoding DUF938 domain-containing protein — MTSSPDDPRLNFPATGRNQAAILEVLTRVLPAEGRVLEIGSGSGQHIAAFAQALPRLDWQASDPDPAYRASIDAWARHAGLDLPPAFDLDATRHPWPVTDAAAVMSVNMIHIAPWAACLGLLTGARDILPEGGVLYLYGPFTVGDMHTAESNARFDANLRAENPDWGVRNLDDVALEARGRGLHLVETVRMPANNLSVIFKKRAGMA, encoded by the coding sequence ATGACCTCATCGCCCGACGATCCTCGCCTGAATTTTCCCGCGACCGGCCGCAACCAGGCCGCGATCCTGGAGGTTCTGACCCGCGTGCTCCCGGCCGAAGGCCGGGTGCTGGAGATCGGATCCGGCTCTGGCCAGCATATCGCCGCCTTCGCCCAAGCCCTGCCCCGTCTGGACTGGCAGGCCTCGGACCCGGACCCGGCGTACCGCGCCTCCATCGACGCCTGGGCGCGCCACGCCGGACTGGATCTGCCGCCGGCCTTCGACCTTGACGCGACCCGCCATCCCTGGCCGGTGACCGATGCGGCGGCGGTGATGTCCGTGAACATGATCCATATCGCCCCCTGGGCCGCCTGCCTGGGATTGCTGACCGGCGCCCGGGACATCCTGCCCGAAGGCGGGGTGCTGTACCTGTATGGCCCCTTCACCGTGGGCGACATGCATACGGCCGAAAGCAACGCCCGTTTCGATGCCAATCTGCGCGCCGAAAACCCCGACTGGGGCGTGCGCAACCTGGACGACGTGGCTCTGGAAGCCCGCGGGCGCGGCCTGCATCTGGTCGAAACGGTGCGGATGCCCGCCAACAACCTGTCGGTGATTTTCAAGAAACGCGCAGGCATGGCCTAG